In Polaribacter sp. L3A8, a genomic segment contains:
- a CDS encoding T9SS type A sorting domain-containing protein, protein MMKKITFLLLFSISFITNGQTMVNDFESSGETAPEVRFGLTTEIVANPFPTGLNTTANCLQVGRANADFWYSLTIIDVDPDINFLPTDKKFLSVMVNYPVQPDLVVRFNSSADGEIGTNAGVLRAINTYDTSGDNANTWQEIIFEIKSTTSGPHSFTQDKLFNITFHADAGFENVPAGRILSDFQLGYLDQFRVLNVNPLSTKSFILDNAISVYPNPTSSVFKVKIDNSINVESISFYNILGKDVTNNVIKNSKEEYDFSNLSSGIYMMKLSDNKGNLSTKKIIKK, encoded by the coding sequence ATGATGAAAAAAATTACTTTTTTACTTTTATTTTCTATTTCATTTATTACTAATGGACAAACTATGGTAAATGATTTTGAAAGCTCTGGAGAAACAGCCCCAGAAGTACGTTTTGGATTAACAACCGAAATAGTAGCAAACCCTTTTCCAACAGGTTTAAATACTACAGCAAATTGCTTGCAAGTTGGTAGAGCTAATGCAGATTTTTGGTATTCTTTAACAATTATTGATGTAGATCCTGATATTAATTTTTTACCTACCGATAAGAAATTTCTTAGTGTAATGGTTAATTACCCAGTTCAGCCAGATTTAGTTGTACGTTTTAATTCATCTGCTGATGGAGAAATAGGTACAAATGCAGGAGTGCTGAGAGCTATAAACACCTACGATACTTCAGGAGATAATGCAAATACTTGGCAAGAAATTATTTTTGAGATAAAAAGTACCACAAGCGGTCCACATTCCTTTACGCAAGATAAATTATTTAACATTACATTTCATGCAGATGCAGGATTTGAAAATGTACCTGCTGGTAGAATACTTAGTGATTTTCAACTAGGTTATTTAGATCAATTTCGCGTATTAAATGTTAACCCTTTAAGTACAAAGAGTTTTATATTAGATAATGCTATTTCGGTTTATCCAAATCCTACAAGTAGTGTTTTTAAAGTTAAAATAGACAATTCTATTAACGTTGAAAGTATTTCATTTTATAATATTTTAGGTAAAGATGTTACCAATAACGTTATAAAAAATAGTAAAGAAGAGTATGATTTTAGTAATTTATCTTCTGGTATTTATATGATGAAACTTTCAGATAATAAAGGAAACCTATCTACTAAAAAAATTATAAAAAAATAA
- a CDS encoding T9SS type A sorting domain-containing protein has translation MKKTITFLLLLYSTALIHGQINVNDFELGYEPVVISTNFNTNVVVNPTKAGLNLSENCLQVGRTAAVEWWRSFIINVNPNLVIAPSEKKFLSVMVNYPASPDFGVSTAGADDTDRGLNSLITRSLNTYDASVGKVNTWQELVFEIKTAGTGAHTFTNGTMYKVVFYPDMGFNNVPAGRVLTNPTIGYVDNIRVLDYNPLDNNWLGTTSTDWNTSTNWSKEAVPVTTDNVVIPSGTTFSPEISSHTGVTVDDLTVASGAILTIKDGSSLIVSGAATGNITYKRTLSKAAGLTEGWHSLSSPVLGVTASSLRAENDFADGSGGNRIGLSTYNNVTPAWNYFTTTSTDAIPAGTGLSVKLDNGGSNTEVSFTGTYSGAYTEVVISQGSNNFNYVGNPFLSYHNLGGFFTGNAQADRLSEPTIWFWDENKEGVNMGGYVTKMSGIPLDTDFELAPGQGFFVSAGSAASNKVAFFLGQLSHQGTDSFLKSVNNTTEIKLKVTQDNSIHSTKLYYIEGTSTGFDNGFDGSLFGGVEYDLSIYTGLINEDKKLSVQSLPNSDYDAMVVPIGIKSSFGKEITISASSLNLPDGINVYLEDRLNNTFTNLNEGNFKVTLKESIDGTGRFFLKTTANVLSTVSTELAGVQVFKKMNNMLTIKGLQPGKATISIFNTLGKQVMNSNFTSNNNIEIALPILASGIYFVKLETESGRLNKKIILE, from the coding sequence ATGAAAAAAACAATTACATTTTTGTTGTTACTTTATAGTACAGCATTAATACACGGACAAATTAATGTAAACGATTTTGAATTAGGTTACGAACCTGTAGTAATTTCAACTAATTTTAATACAAATGTTGTTGTAAATCCTACTAAAGCAGGTTTAAATTTATCTGAAAATTGTTTACAAGTAGGTAGAACAGCAGCAGTAGAATGGTGGCGAAGTTTTATCATTAATGTAAATCCAAATTTAGTAATAGCACCTTCAGAAAAGAAGTTTTTAAGTGTTATGGTAAATTATCCAGCATCACCAGATTTTGGTGTATCTACTGCCGGAGCTGATGACACAGATAGGGGTTTAAATTCTTTAATAACAAGAAGTTTAAACACTTATGATGCTTCTGTTGGTAAGGTAAATACATGGCAGGAATTGGTTTTTGAAATTAAAACCGCAGGTACTGGAGCACATACGTTTACCAATGGTACTATGTATAAAGTTGTTTTTTATCCAGATATGGGTTTTAATAATGTACCTGCAGGTAGGGTTCTTACTAATCCTACTATTGGTTATGTAGATAATATTCGTGTTTTAGATTATAATCCATTAGATAATAATTGGTTAGGTACTACATCAACAGATTGGAATACTTCTACTAACTGGTCTAAAGAAGCTGTTCCTGTAACAACCGATAATGTAGTTATACCATCAGGTACTACGTTTTCTCCTGAAATAAGTTCACATACAGGAGTAACAGTTGATGATTTAACAGTGGCTTCTGGAGCAATTTTAACAATTAAAGACGGAAGTTCTTTAATTGTTAGTGGTGCAGCAACAGGTAACATTACCTATAAAAGAACATTAAGCAAAGCTGCTGGTTTAACAGAGGGTTGGCATAGTTTATCATCACCAGTTTTAGGAGTTACAGCTTCCTCTCTAAGAGCAGAAAATGACTTTGCAGATGGTTCTGGAGGAAATAGAATAGGGTTATCAACTTATAATAATGTTACACCTGCTTGGAATTACTTTACCACAACTAGTACAGACGCAATACCTGCTGGTACTGGCTTAAGTGTAAAATTAGATAATGGAGGTTCAAATACTGAAGTTTCTTTTACTGGTACTTACTCTGGCGCTTATACAGAAGTAGTTATTTCTCAAGGAAGTAATAACTTTAATTATGTAGGTAATCCATTTTTGTCTTATCATAATTTAGGTGGTTTCTTTACAGGAAATGCTCAAGCAGATAGATTATCTGAACCTACTATTTGGTTTTGGGACGAAAATAAAGAGGGGGTTAATATGGGGGGCTATGTTACAAAAATGTCTGGTATTCCTTTAGATACAGATTTTGAATTAGCACCAGGACAAGGTTTTTTTGTAAGTGCAGGTTCTGCAGCTTCAAACAAAGTTGCGTTCTTTTTAGGTCAATTAAGTCATCAAGGAACAGATTCTTTTTTAAAGAGTGTTAACAATACTACAGAAATAAAGTTGAAAGTAACTCAAGACAACTCAATACATAGTACAAAACTATATTATATAGAAGGTACTTCAACTGGTTTTGACAATGGATTTGATGGTTCATTGTTTGGTGGTGTAGAATATGATTTATCAATTTATACAGGATTAATTAATGAGGATAAAAAATTAAGCGTACAGTCTTTACCAAATTCAGATTATGATGCTATGGTAGTACCTATTGGAATTAAATCATCTTTTGGGAAAGAAATAACTATATCTGCAAGCTCCTTAAATTTACCAGATGGAATTAATGTTTATTTAGAAGATAGATTAAACAATACGTTTACGAATTTAAATGAAGGTAATTTTAAAGTTACCTTAAAAGAAAGTATAGATGGTACAGGAAGATTCTTTTTAAAAACTACAGCAAACGTACTATCTACAGTGTCTACAGAGTTAGCTGGTGTGCAAGTTTTTAAGAAAATGAATAATATGCTTACAATTAAAGGTTTGCAACCAGGTAAAGCTACTATTTCTATTTTTAATACTTTAGGAAAACAAGTAATGAATTCTAATTTTACATCAAACAATAACATAGAAATTGCTTTACCAATATTAGCTTCTGGTATTTACTTTGTAAAGTTAGAAACAGAAAGCGGTCGTTTAAATAAAAAAATAATTTTAGAATAA